From the genome of Geminocystis herdmanii PCC 6308, one region includes:
- a CDS encoding chlororespiratory reduction protein 7, which produces MADSIMYQQDGYVVLETNKEEELMTESELLSKLETLLASQSDLPPDIAKITNPSQQAEYLLNNYCEFNLDDDHYLQWYVVRWEK; this is translated from the coding sequence ATGGCTGACTCCATCATGTATCAACAAGACGGTTATGTGGTTTTAGAAACCAACAAAGAAGAAGAATTAATGACAGAATCAGAGTTATTAAGCAAATTAGAGACATTGTTGGCTAGTCAGTCAGATTTACCCCCCGATATAGCTAAAATTACTAACCCCTCTCAACAAGCCGAATATTTACTCAATAATTACTGTGAATTTAACCTTGACGATGATCATTATTTACAATGGTATGTGGTGCGTTGGGAAAAATGA